One window of the Candidatus Chryseobacterium colombiense genome contains the following:
- a CDS encoding T9SS type A sorting domain-containing protein, translating into MKKIYNLSIKVLAGYCLLNFGMIKAQLTVMGLGNYTVGAVSDNGVVSMHTSAGAIYKWTAAGGLVQIGSLTNGYPAAGRTVVSNDGTKIASSMTNAATGFNEIATYDVTTSTWVNRGGLVPTGWDGSVSSTWGMSLNGTTIVGLGWLTAATAHAVKWDATNGVVDLGSIVSGRSSRANAVNTDGTVIVGWQDEPTGTRSGARWVNGVESFITDGSGNNLGEAGAVSADGNTVIGSALPNPYVWNTTSGVTYITHPNSSVFFRGGATGISANGTTVVGYFRAFSAPPMSGEGFIWTAANGRINLNDYATSLGIATNGVTMGLPLAISQDGKKIAGTGLNASGQIVGFYLDLTQYLSVKDHVKDNNEVGVYPNPVTSILYFKGNKKIDKAEIYNMVGQKVKTFNSVDNQVDVSSLLSGDYLLRYSVEGGKQQSYKFIKQ; encoded by the coding sequence ATGAAAAAAATTTACAATCTTTCAATTAAAGTATTGGCGGGTTATTGTTTGCTGAACTTTGGAATGATAAAAGCTCAGCTTACCGTAATGGGACTTGGAAATTACACAGTAGGTGCAGTTTCTGATAATGGAGTGGTGAGTATGCATACAAGTGCGGGAGCAATTTATAAATGGACCGCTGCAGGCGGACTTGTGCAGATAGGATCACTTACAAACGGTTATCCTGCTGCAGGTAGAACGGTCGTTTCTAATGACGGGACCAAAATTGCATCTTCAATGACGAATGCTGCGACAGGTTTTAATGAAATAGCAACCTATGATGTAACTACTTCTACATGGGTAAACAGAGGAGGATTGGTTCCTACAGGTTGGGACGGATCGGTGAGTTCTACCTGGGGAATGAGTTTGAATGGAACAACCATTGTCGGTTTAGGATGGCTTACTGCGGCTACAGCACATGCTGTGAAATGGGATGCAACAAATGGAGTGGTAGATCTGGGAAGTATAGTTTCAGGAAGAAGCTCAAGAGCGAATGCGGTGAACACTGATGGAACTGTCATTGTTGGTTGGCAGGATGAGCCCACAGGAACGAGAAGCGGGGCAAGATGGGTAAATGGAGTAGAAAGTTTTATTACAGATGGTAGCGGAAATAATCTGGGGGAAGCCGGAGCAGTTTCTGCGGATGGAAATACAGTCATAGGTTCGGCATTGCCTAATCCTTATGTTTGGAATACAACATCGGGAGTAACATATATAACACATCCAAATTCCTCGGTCTTCTTCAGGGGTGGTGCCACAGGAATATCTGCCAATGGAACAACTGTAGTAGGGTATTTCAGGGCGTTTTCAGCACCTCCAATGTCTGGAGAAGGCTTTATTTGGACGGCGGCAAACGGGCGTATTAATTTAAATGATTATGCAACATCATTAGGAATTGCAACAAATGGGGTGACAATGGGATTGCCTTTGGCGATTTCTCAGGACGGGAAAAAGATTGCAGGAACAGGATTAAATGCATCCGGACAGATTGTAGGTTTCTATTTAGATCTTACACAGTATTTATCAGTGAAAGATCATGTAAAAGATAACAATGAAGTAGGAGTTTATCCAAATCCGGTAACCAGTATCCTTTATTTTAAAGGAAATAAAAAAATTGATAAAGCTGAAATTTATAATATGGTCGGGCAAAAAGTGAAAACATTCAATTCGGTAGATAACCAGGTTGACGTATCGTCTTTATTAAGTGGAGATTACCTATTGCGATATTCTGTTGAGGGGGGAAAACAACAGAGTTATAAATTCATAAAGCAATAG
- a CDS encoding ribonuclease domain-containing protein, translating to MNAKTRPLFFICLGLLFGMSVMYVYNHFIKDKNSLQQEKTINNHNDFQAKEGNTVENSSEIYSITEEAKVISYVKQNHKLPDYYITKNEARKQGWNPSKGNLCDVLPGRAIGGDKFNNREGTLPQGEKYFEADVNYHCGSRKADRIIFTKNGDVYLTKNHYKSFEKQ from the coding sequence ATGAATGCTAAAACAAGACCTCTGTTTTTCATCTGTTTAGGACTTCTTTTCGGAATGTCTGTAATGTATGTCTATAATCATTTTATTAAGGATAAGAATTCTCTTCAGCAGGAAAAAACGATAAATAATCATAATGATTTTCAGGCAAAGGAGGGAAATACAGTAGAAAACAGTAGTGAAATTTATTCTATCACAGAGGAAGCAAAAGTTATTTCTTATGTAAAACAAAATCACAAGCTTCCTGATTATTATATCACAAAAAATGAAGCCAGAAAACAAGGTTGGAATCCTTCAAAAGGAAACCTTTGCGATGTTTTGCCGGGCAGAGCAATCGGTGGAGACAAATTTAATAACCGGGAAGGAACTTTACCACAGGGAGAAAAATACTTTGAAGCTGATGTGAATTACCACTGCGGAAGCAGAAAGGCAGACCGTATCATTTTCACAAAAAACGGAGATGTTTATTTGACGAAAAACCATTATAAGAGCTTTGAAAAGCAGTAG
- a CDS encoding barstar family protein, translating into MKTIYIDFTDIGDYEDFYAQLKEKLPLPEYFGENLDALSDIITGELEMPLHLEFVNMSIDQLEIFEDLLTTLEDIEDEMEDFTFTYYLEQYEDDEEEINEEEI; encoded by the coding sequence ATGAAAACAATATATATAGATTTTACAGACATAGGAGATTATGAAGACTTCTATGCTCAATTAAAAGAAAAACTACCTCTTCCTGAGTATTTTGGAGAAAATCTGGATGCGTTGTCTGATATCATTACCGGAGAGCTGGAAATGCCCCTCCATTTAGAGTTTGTAAATATGAGCATTGACCAGCTGGAAATTTTCGAAGACTTACTAACCACATTGGAAGATATCGAAGATGAGATGGAAGATTTCACTTTCACTTATTATCTTGAGCAGTACGAAGACGATGAAGAAGAAATCAACGAAGAGGAAATATAA